One window of Thermocoleostomius sinensis A174 genomic DNA carries:
- a CDS encoding XisH family protein has protein sequence MPKLDIIHNAVKNALIKDGWLVTDDPYVIQYRRTVLYADLGAERPIAVERNGQKLVVEVKSFVGASKIQDLKEALGQYDIYRYLLEEIAPDRKLYVAVNKVAYNTFFTQDVTQLILNKHRLPIIVVDIEMEEILQWIN, from the coding sequence ATGCCCAAACTAGACATTATCCACAATGCCGTAAAAAATGCACTGATTAAGGATGGATGGCTGGTTACAGATGATCCTTACGTCATTCAATACCGCAGAACCGTGCTGTATGCTGATCTGGGTGCTGAGCGTCCAATTGCAGTTGAACGAAATGGGCAGAAGCTAGTTGTGGAGGTAAAAAGCTTTGTTGGAGCATCTAAGATACAAGATTTGAAAGAGGCTCTCGGTCAGTATGACATATACCGCTATCTTTTAGAGGAAATAGCCCCAGACCGTAAGTTGTACGTTGCCGTCAACAAAGTTGCATACAATACCTTTTTTACTCAAGATGTGACTCAACTCATTCTCAATAAACATCGACTTCCCATCATTGTTGTAGATATAGAAATGGAGGAAATTTTGCAATGGATAAATTGA
- a CDS encoding XisI protein: MDKLTEYPKLIQRILTEYVELSKRHPNPDIETFLIVDEAKANYIWMNLGWQNGERIAGMTVYVRIRDGKFWIEEDWTENGIATDLIREGVPKEDIVLAFHEPKMRQYTEFAVAS, translated from the coding sequence ATGGATAAATTGACTGAGTATCCAAAGCTAATTCAGCGCATTTTGACTGAGTACGTGGAGTTGAGTAAACGTCACCCTAATCCAGACATTGAAACGTTTTTGATTGTAGATGAGGCTAAAGCCAACTATATCTGGATGAACCTTGGTTGGCAGAATGGGGAACGTATTGCTGGGATGACAGTCTATGTTCGGATTCGGGATGGTAAATTCTGGATCGAAGAAGATTGGACTGAAAACGGTATTGCGACTGATTTAATTCGCGAAGGTGTTCCCAAAGAAGATATCGTGTTGGCATTCCATGAGCCTAAGATGAGGCAGTATACGGAGTTTGCTGTAGCATCGTAG